One Simonsiella muelleri ATCC 29453 DNA window includes the following coding sequences:
- the erpA gene encoding iron-sulfur cluster insertion protein ErpA, protein MSDESPIIFTDACCVKVADLIAEENNPNLMLRVFVNGGGCSGFQYGFTFDEIKNDDDFEIEKNGLKFLVDPMSYQYLVGAEIDYTESLQGSQFVIRNPNAETTCGCGSSFSV, encoded by the coding sequence ATGTCGGACGAATCTCCTATTATTTTTACTGATGCTTGCTGCGTAAAAGTTGCTGATTTAATTGCTGAAGAAAATAACCCTAATTTGATGTTACGTGTTTTTGTGAACGGTGGCGGTTGCTCTGGTTTTCAATATGGTTTCACATTTGATGAAATCAAAAATGATGACGATTTTGAAATTGAAAAAAATGGTTTGAAATTCCTTGTTGACCCAATGAGTTATCAATATTTAGTCGGTGCGGAAATTGACTACACCGAAAGTTTGCAAGGTTCACAATTTGTCATTCGCAATCCAAACGCAGAAACCACTTGTGGTTGTGGTTCATCTTTTTCGGTTTAA
- the narI gene encoding respiratory nitrate reductase subunit gamma has product MNTFHQFFFGIYPYICLAIFFFGSLVRFDREQYSWKSDSSQLLYEGDLRRGNICFHVGVLAVFFGHLVGLLTPLWFWELIGISHGAKQILSMVAGGIAGGLALYGLILLIKRRFKIDRININSTWRDKLVLIWIAITLSLGLLTILPNLKHTDGEEMVKFIEWAQHIVTFRGGASEYIEDVGFLFKLHMFMGMTFFAIFPFTRMVHVWSGFGALAYIPRAWQLVRRR; this is encoded by the coding sequence ATGAATACTTTTCATCAATTCTTTTTTGGTATTTATCCATATATTTGTTTGGCGATTTTTTTCTTCGGTAGCTTGGTACGTTTTGACCGCGAACAATATTCGTGGAAAAGCGATTCTAGCCAATTGTTATACGAAGGCGATTTGAGACGTGGCAATATTTGTTTTCACGTCGGTGTATTAGCGGTTTTCTTCGGGCATTTGGTGGGCTTGCTGACACCATTATGGTTTTGGGAATTGATTGGCATCAGCCATGGCGCAAAACAAATTTTATCTATGGTTGCAGGAGGTATTGCAGGCGGTTTAGCACTTTACGGTTTGATTTTATTGATTAAACGCCGTTTCAAAATTGACCGCATCAACATCAACAGCACTTGGCGTGATAAATTAGTGTTGATTTGGATTGCGATTACCTTGAGTTTGGGCTTGCTGACTATTTTGCCAAATTTAAAACATACTGATGGCGAAGAAATGGTGAAATTCATTGAATGGGCGCAACACATTGTTACATTCCGTGGTGGCGCATCTGAATACATTGAAGATGTGGGCTTTTTATTCAAATTGCATATGTTTATGGGCATGACTTTTTTTGCCATTTTCCCATTCACGCGCATGGTTCACGTTTGGAGTGGTTTTGGTGCCTTGGCGTACATTCCACGCGCATGGCAACTGGTTCGCCGCCGTTAA
- the narH gene encoding nitrate reductase subunit beta encodes MKIRAQVGMVLNLDKCIGCHTCSVTCKNVWTSRDGVEYAWFNNVETKPGIGFPKNWEDQEKWNGGWVRKPDGKLVPKQGGKLKILSNIFANPNMPKIDDYYEPFTYDYEHLQNAPKMKTPPTARPISVITGKKMDKVEWGPNWEDDLGGEFEKRAKDVLFEGIQKEMHSAFEQTFMMYLPRLCEHCLNPTCVASCPSGSIYKREDDGIVLIDQDKCRGWRMCVSGCPYKKIYYNWTSGKAEKCTFCYPRIEVGEPTVCSETCVGRIRYLGVLLYDADKIEQAASVENPQDLYEAQLGLFLNPNDPEIEKEALKQGISQSWLDAAKRSPVYKMAMEWKIAFPLHPEYRTMPMVWYVPPLSPIQSAIERGLVGENGIIPSVDEMRIPLRYLANLLTAGQVEPIKQALEKMIAMRRFKRGQVVHGETLEQTLDGTGLTAAQVEEMYQVMAIANYEDRFVIPTSHRELVENTFDEKGACGFTFGNGCSGGSSEESLFGKRKGTPIVFFDRRKDLEENREKGMR; translated from the coding sequence ATGAAAATTAGAGCCCAAGTCGGCATGGTTCTGAATTTGGACAAATGTATCGGCTGTCACACTTGCTCCGTTACTTGTAAAAACGTTTGGACTTCACGCGATGGCGTGGAATACGCTTGGTTCAACAATGTAGAAACCAAGCCAGGTATTGGTTTTCCAAAAAATTGGGAAGACCAAGAAAAATGGAATGGCGGTTGGGTGCGCAAACCCGATGGCAAACTTGTTCCCAAACAAGGTGGTAAATTAAAAATCTTATCCAATATTTTTGCCAATCCCAATATGCCAAAAATTGATGATTATTATGAGCCCTTTACCTACGATTACGAGCATCTGCAAAATGCGCCAAAAATGAAAACACCACCTACTGCACGTCCAATTTCCGTCATCACTGGCAAGAAAATGGACAAAGTAGAATGGGGTCCAAACTGGGAAGATGATTTGGGCGGCGAATTTGAAAAACGTGCCAAAGATGTATTGTTTGAAGGCATTCAAAAAGAAATGCACTCTGCTTTTGAACAAACATTCATGATGTATTTGCCACGTTTGTGTGAGCATTGTTTGAATCCAACTTGTGTTGCATCTTGCCCTTCAGGCAGCATTTACAAACGCGAAGATGATGGCATCGTATTGATTGACCAAGATAAATGTCGCGGTTGGCGTATGTGTGTTTCAGGCTGCCCTTACAAAAAAATCTACTACAACTGGACAAGTGGCAAAGCCGAAAAATGCACATTCTGCTATCCACGAATTGAAGTGGGTGAACCTACCGTTTGCTCTGAAACTTGCGTGGGTCGTATTCGCTATTTAGGCGTGTTGTTGTACGATGCGGACAAAATTGAACAGGCTGCCAGCGTGGAAAATCCACAAGATTTGTATGAGGCACAATTGGGCTTATTTTTGAATCCGAATGATCCAGAAATTGAAAAAGAAGCTTTAAAACAAGGTATTAGTCAAAGTTGGCTAGATGCTGCCAAACGTTCGCCCGTTTACAAAATGGCAATGGAATGGAAAATCGCGTTCCCATTACACCCAGAATACCGCACCATGCCAATGGTTTGGTACGTCCCACCATTGTCGCCAATTCAATCCGCCATTGAACGTGGTTTAGTCGGCGAAAATGGTATTATTCCAAGCGTGGACGAAATGCGTATCCCATTGCGCTATTTGGCAAATTTGTTGACGGCAGGTCAAGTTGAACCCATCAAACAGGCGTTGGAAAAAATGATTGCTATGCGCCGTTTCAAACGTGGTCAAGTGGTTCATGGCGAAACATTGGAACAAACTTTGGACGGCACTGGTTTAACCGCAGCGCAAGTGGAAGAAATGTATCAAGTCATGGCAATCGCCAACTACGAAGACCGCTTTGTGATTCCAACCAGTCACCGCGAATTGGTTGAAAACACATTTGACGAAAAAGGCGCGTGTGGTTTCACATTTGGTAATGGTTGCTCAGGCGGTTCATCAGAAGAAAGCTTGTTTGGCAAACGTAAAGGCACGCCAATTGTGTTCTTTGACCGCCGCAAAGACCTTGAAGAAAATCGCGAAAAAGGAATGCGTTAA
- the narJ gene encoding nitrate reductase molybdenum cofactor assembly chaperone, translated as MEIKPLTYKWLSALMCYPERDLIDALPEFQAALNELPELKNNPYRDDLDKLLNHLSSHTLRELQEDYVLVFDRNRHHALYIFEHVYGEDRDRGSAMVDLLEEYRRYGFELGDDELPDYLPALLEFFSHIPADEAQKLLGDAVHVIAHIAKKLDSYGSPYAALLNATVALSPVEPQPLIDPPVRDMDEAMETFGPDNQGLEPLLKPKASGIQTVQFYPHGNRPM; from the coding sequence ATGGAAATCAAGCCATTAACCTATAAATGGTTGTCTGCATTGATGTGTTATCCAGAGCGCGATTTAATTGACGCATTGCCAGAGTTTCAGGCTGCCTTAAATGAATTGCCCGAGTTAAAAAACAATCCATATCGTGATGATTTGGATAAATTACTCAATCACTTAAGTAGCCATACGCTGCGTGAATTGCAAGAAGATTACGTGCTGGTGTTTGACCGTAACCGCCATCACGCGTTGTATATTTTTGAACACGTTTACGGCGAAGACCGCGACCGTGGCAGCGCGATGGTGGATTTGCTAGAAGAATACCGCCGCTATGGTTTTGAGTTGGGAGATGATGAATTACCCGATTATTTGCCTGCATTATTGGAATTTTTCTCGCATATTCCTGCTGATGAAGCACAAAAATTGCTTGGAGATGCCGTTCACGTCATCGCCCATATTGCCAAAAAATTGGATTCGTATGGTTCGCCTTATGCGGCTTTGTTGAATGCGACTGTGGCGTTGAGTCCAGTTGAACCACAACCACTCATTGACCCACCCGTACGCGATATGGACGAAGCCATGGAAACATTTGGACCTGATAATCAAGGTTTAGAACCATTGTTGAAACCCAAAGCAAGTGGCATTCAAACCGTACAATTTTATCCGCATGGCAACCGACCCATGTAA
- a CDS encoding DUF1877 family protein: protein MSGIIYTAYSPFGLDAIIHALENNVDRQTLNTVFTLPQEGDERYMTLPSMWRVLQSVLTGVDSPDNDCLTECIDGQNYLDGWCKKGAAWIEPERVTQIANALAKVDFAERLHIFNAYQNKVAQGLSPEAIKKHDVQFDGCDEFENMQSEKRQVALTACFKQLCDFYRHAAERGDGMIVEFC, encoded by the coding sequence ATGTCTGGCATTATTTACACTGCTTATTCACCATTTGGATTAGATGCCATTATTCATGCACTGGAAAATAATGTGGACAGACAAACACTAAATACGGTTTTCACACTTCCTCAAGAAGGCGATGAACGATACATGACACTTCCTTCTATGTGGCGCGTGTTGCAATCGGTGTTAACTGGTGTGGATTCACCTGATAATGATTGTTTAACTGAGTGTATTGATGGTCAAAATTATTTAGATGGCTGGTGTAAGAAAGGCGCAGCTTGGATAGAACCCGAACGCGTAACACAAATTGCCAACGCATTGGCTAAAGTGGATTTCGCAGAACGTTTACATATTTTTAATGCTTATCAAAATAAGGTTGCACAAGGTCTTTCGCCTGAAGCCATAAAAAAGCACGATGTTCAATTTGATGGTTGTGATGAATTTGAGAATATGCAATCTGAAAAACGTCAAGTTGCTTTAACTGCGTGTTTCAAACAATTATGCGATTTTTATCGTCATGCTGCCGAGCGCGGTGATGGCATGATTGTTGAATTTTGTTAA
- a CDS encoding nitrate reductase subunit alpha, which translates to MSHFLDRLTFFKQKREPFADGHGVLTTEDRKWEKAYRGRWQHDKTVRSTHGVNCTGSCSWKIYVKSGIITWETQQTDYPRTRPDLPNHEPRGCPRGASFSWYVYSAQRIKYPMMRGVLAELWREARKTKNPIEAWAWIVEDAERAKSYKSQRGLGGFVRSNWEEAYEMVAAANAYTIKNYGPDRVIGFSPIPAMSMVSYAAGARYLGLIGGVPLSFYDWYCDLPPASPQTWGEQTDVAESADWYNSNYLLVWGSNIPMTRTPDAHFYTEVRYKGTKTVAISSDFGEMAKFSDIWMSPRQGTDAALAMAMGHVILKEFHIDNPSDYFVDYTRRLTDMPMLVCLQKDEKGYRPEYTLRASQLIDQLGEKENTEWKTIVWDEKSESLAVPNGSIGFRWDKSAKWNLETKAQGDEIQAARSLKERADDVVRVGFGYYGGEHDDMIYRKVPVKKIKLANGEEQLVATVFDLLIAQYGVDNGLDDENVAKNYFEDKPYTPAWQEKHTGVKPELVIQVAREFAQNAHDTKGRSMVIVGAGLNHWYHLDMNYRGLINMLMMCGTIGKSGGGWCHYVGQEKLRPQSGWAPLTFALDWHRPARQMAGTSFFYAHTGQYRHEKLGTNELLAPDATKNLWDGMTAIDLNAKAERMGWTPSAPQMRENPLDIADAADKAGISAADYIVRGLKDGSLDMSCNDPENPKNFPRNMFVWRSNILGSSGKGHEYFLKYLLGTQNGLMSEEEDCLKPKEVNMGEAHEGKLDLFTLLDFRMNTTCLYADVIFPTATWYEKHDLNTSDMHPFIHPFTEAVQPLWQSKSDWEIYKGLAKKFSELAGDYLGTRKDIVLTPLMHDSPSELGQPFDPKDWKLGECEPIPGKTMPTITVVERDYSKIYEKYTSLGPLLENVNNNGKGMTWDTKHEVEFLRQLNGVHSEGAGKGQPKLETAIDAAEMILTLAPETNGHVAKKAWQSLGKTTGRDHTHLINASEHTAIRFRDIVAQPRKIVTSPIWSGVESEEVCYTAGYTNVHELIPWRTLSGRQQFYQDHKWMRDFGVEFCAYRPAVDLKTTQKLLGMKPNGHPEITLNFLTPHQKWGIHSTYSENLRMLTLSRGGPHVWVSEIDAKKAGLVDNDWVEVFNANGAIACRVIVSQRIPETMILMYHAQEKLVHTPAAQTTKKRGGIHNSVTRAVLNPTHMIGGYAQLAYGFNYYGTVGSNRDEWVIVRKMNEIDWMDEPAE; encoded by the coding sequence ATGAGCCATTTTTTAGACAGATTAACCTTTTTTAAGCAAAAGCGTGAACCGTTTGCTGACGGACATGGCGTTTTAACTACCGAAGACCGTAAATGGGAAAAAGCCTATCGTGGTCGCTGGCAACATGACAAAACCGTCCGCTCAACACATGGCGTGAATTGTACAGGGTCGTGCAGTTGGAAAATTTACGTGAAAAGCGGCATCATCACTTGGGAAACCCAACAGACCGATTACCCTCGTACGCGCCCAGATTTGCCAAACCACGAACCACGCGGTTGCCCACGTGGCGCATCGTTTAGTTGGTATGTTTATTCAGCACAACGTATTAAATACCCCATGATGCGTGGCGTGTTGGCTGAATTATGGCGTGAAGCGCGTAAAACCAAAAATCCAATTGAAGCATGGGCTTGGATTGTGGAAGACGCTGAACGCGCTAAATCATATAAATCTCAACGTGGTTTGGGTGGTTTCGTGCGTTCAAATTGGGAAGAAGCATATGAAATGGTTGCGGCCGCCAATGCTTATACAATTAAAAATTATGGGCCTGACCGTGTGATTGGTTTCTCGCCAATTCCCGCAATGTCTATGGTGAGCTATGCAGCAGGCGCGCGTTATTTAGGTTTAATTGGTGGCGTGCCATTGTCATTCTACGACTGGTATTGCGATTTGCCACCTGCATCGCCACAAACTTGGGGAGAACAAACAGACGTAGCAGAATCAGCAGATTGGTATAACTCAAATTATTTATTGGTTTGGGGTTCAAATATTCCAATGACGCGTACACCTGACGCACACTTCTACACCGAAGTTCGTTATAAAGGCACAAAAACAGTCGCCATTTCATCTGACTTTGGCGAGATGGCAAAGTTCAGTGATATTTGGATGTCGCCACGTCAAGGCACAGATGCCGCATTAGCGATGGCAATGGGACATGTGATTTTGAAAGAATTTCACATTGACAATCCATCTGATTACTTCGTGGACTATACACGCCGTTTAACTGATATGCCGATGTTGGTGTGCTTGCAAAAAGATGAAAAAGGTTATCGTCCTGAATACACTTTACGCGCATCACAACTGATTGACCAGTTGGGCGAAAAAGAAAACACAGAATGGAAAACCATTGTTTGGGACGAAAAATCTGAAAGTTTGGCTGTACCAAATGGTTCAATCGGCTTCCGTTGGGATAAAAGCGCAAAATGGAATTTGGAAACCAAAGCTCAAGGCGATGAAATTCAGGCAGCACGTTCATTGAAAGAACGCGCTGACGATGTGGTACGCGTGGGCTTTGGCTATTACGGTGGTGAACATGACGACATGATTTACCGCAAAGTACCAGTGAAAAAAATCAAATTGGCAAATGGCGAAGAACAATTGGTTGCCACCGTATTTGATTTGTTAATCGCGCAATACGGTGTGGATAATGGTTTAGATGATGAAAACGTTGCCAAAAATTATTTTGAAGATAAACCATACACCCCTGCTTGGCAAGAAAAGCACACAGGTGTCAAACCCGAATTGGTCATTCAAGTAGCGCGTGAATTTGCACAAAATGCACACGACACCAAAGGTCGTTCTATGGTCATCGTGGGTGCGGGCTTGAACCACTGGTATCACTTGGACATGAATTATCGCGGCCTCATCAATATGTTGATGATGTGCGGTACGATTGGCAAATCTGGGGGTGGTTGGTGCCATTATGTGGGTCAAGAAAAATTGCGCCCACAATCAGGTTGGGCTCCCTTGACATTTGCGCTTGACTGGCATCGTCCAGCACGTCAAATGGCTGGTACATCATTCTTCTACGCTCACACTGGTCAATATCGCCACGAAAAATTGGGTACAAATGAATTGCTCGCGCCTGATGCAACAAAAAACTTGTGGGACGGCATGACTGCCATTGACCTGAACGCCAAAGCCGAACGCATGGGCTGGACACCATCTGCTCCACAAATGCGCGAAAATCCTTTAGACATCGCAGATGCAGCGGATAAAGCAGGCATCAGCGCAGCCGATTACATCGTTCGTGGCTTAAAAGACGGTTCGTTGGATATGTCTTGTAACGATCCTGAAAACCCCAAAAATTTCCCACGCAATATGTTTGTATGGCGTTCCAATATTTTGGGTTCGTCTGGCAAAGGGCACGAGTATTTCTTGAAATATCTGCTCGGTACACAAAACGGCTTAATGTCCGAAGAAGAAGACTGCCTGAAACCCAAAGAAGTGAACATGGGCGAAGCGCACGAGGGCAAATTGGATTTGTTCACGCTGTTAGATTTCCGTATGAATACAACATGTTTGTATGCAGACGTGATTTTTCCAACCGCAACTTGGTACGAAAAACACGATTTGAATACGTCTGATATGCACCCATTCATTCACCCATTTACGGAAGCCGTGCAACCATTGTGGCAAAGTAAATCCGACTGGGAAATTTACAAAGGTTTGGCGAAAAAATTCAGCGAATTAGCAGGCGATTATTTGGGTACACGCAAAGATATTGTCTTAACGCCATTGATGCATGACAGCCCAAGCGAATTGGGGCAACCATTTGACCCCAAAGACTGGAAATTAGGCGAATGCGAGCCAATCCCTGGTAAAACCATGCCAACAATTACCGTTGTGGAACGTGATTACAGCAAAATTTACGAAAAATACACGTCTCTTGGGCCATTATTGGAAAACGTGAACAACAACGGTAAAGGCATGACTTGGGACACCAAACACGAAGTCGAATTCTTGCGCCAGTTGAACGGTGTTCACAGCGAAGGCGCAGGCAAAGGTCAACCCAAACTAGAAACTGCAATTGATGCTGCTGAAATGATTTTGACGCTTGCCCCTGAAACCAATGGTCATGTTGCAAAAAAGGCATGGCAATCATTAGGCAAAACCACAGGACGCGATCACACGCATTTAATTAACGCCAGCGAACACACCGCTATTCGTTTCCGCGACATCGTGGCACAACCACGCAAAATCGTTACTTCGCCAATTTGGTCTGGTGTGGAAAGCGAAGAAGTGTGCTACACCGCAGGTTACACAAATGTACATGAATTAATCCCTTGGCGCACATTGTCAGGTCGTCAACAATTCTATCAAGATCACAAATGGATGCGTGATTTTGGTGTGGAATTCTGTGCTTATCGCCCTGCTGTAGATTTGAAAACCACCCAAAAATTATTGGGGATGAAACCAAATGGTCATCCAGAAATTACCTTGAACTTCCTGACTCCGCATCAAAAATGGGGCATTCACTCAACCTATTCCGAAAACTTGCGTATGCTGACTTTATCACGCGGTGGCCCACACGTTTGGGTATCCGAGATTGACGCGAAAAAAGCAGGTTTGGTGGACAATGATTGGGTAGAGGTATTCAATGCCAACGGCGCAATTGCGTGTCGTGTGATTGTCAGCCAACGCATTCCTGAAACGATGATTTTGATGTATCACGCGCAGGAAAAATTGGTTCACACACCAGCCGCGCAAACCACCAAAAAACGTGGTGGTATCCACAACTCGGTTACCCGTGCCGTATTGAATCCAACACACATGATTGGGGGCTATGCCCAGTTGGCGTATGGCTTTAACTATTATGGTACGGTCGGTTCTAACCGCGATGAGTGGGTTATCGTGCGCAAAATGAACGAGATTGATTGGATGGACGAACCTGCTGAATAA
- a CDS encoding YdgA family protein, protein MKKILIGGAVPVILAAFLGTPYYFGIKAQQSLEEQHKILSDTFFFDVVSHNYERGWFSATETTVIRFHPALLTNLSGQIPANIKTVLDKPITIVNHVKHGLFADGFTPVRASVTSEFQYDPEVQKVLSRFFNDKVPVTMKNTIYLNGSGKLETNVSPFEYEELSGIKLDWKGMQSQVDYQSGFKSYTSQYQIPLLKAVLADKGDIALEDLSIKTHTQEGKTGVDLGSTDVKLGKFSIAWKENIDYNFRINELINMVTDLQIGAFINPTGTIAPSNINVEKLSYQAQTTEKDEQFVDSEGHFTFEKLNYGTEQYGPLDVNISAEHLDGKSLTALKKRWEQISTDKIPEGQAQDMILEAVRKEGADLFVHNPVFKIKSFNFTAPSGYIKVNGDVQFNGLQKNDLNDFNMLLKKMRANVNFDVSNQLLEQFAISQARGLFATDDASASATNPDPKALEDVNETIRLMVAGTVKSLAEDGYVKQSNNTIQTNVLLENNQVKLNGKPFTIQPDEDILADIEADDSPSSASVPATQSAK, encoded by the coding sequence ATGAAAAAAATATTGATTGGCGGAGCTGTTCCCGTAATTTTGGCGGCCTTTTTGGGTACGCCTTACTACTTTGGCATTAAAGCGCAACAAAGTTTAGAAGAGCAGCATAAAATTTTATCTGACACATTCTTTTTTGATGTGGTTTCACACAATTATGAACGTGGCTGGTTCAGTGCGACCGAAACCACAGTCATTCGTTTTCATCCCGCTTTACTGACTAATTTATCTGGGCAGATTCCCGCCAACATCAAAACCGTATTAGATAAGCCAATTACCATTGTGAATCATGTCAAACACGGTTTATTTGCTGATGGTTTCACGCCAGTACGTGCATCGGTTACCAGTGAATTTCAATACGACCCCGAAGTTCAAAAGGTTTTATCGCGCTTTTTCAATGATAAAGTTCCCGTTACCATGAAAAATACTATTTATTTGAATGGTAGCGGTAAATTAGAAACCAATGTTTCACCATTTGAATACGAAGAATTATCGGGCATCAAATTGGACTGGAAAGGTATGCAGTCGCAAGTAGATTACCAAAGTGGCTTTAAATCATACACCAGTCAATATCAAATCCCTTTATTAAAAGCTGTTTTAGCGGATAAAGGCGATATTGCTTTAGAAGATTTGTCCATTAAAACTCATACCCAAGAAGGTAAAACAGGCGTGGATTTGGGCAGTACAGATGTTAAATTAGGTAAATTCAGCATTGCGTGGAAAGAAAATATTGATTACAACTTCCGAATCAATGAATTAATTAATATGGTTACTGATTTACAAATCGGTGCATTCATCAATCCAACAGGCACCATTGCACCATCTAATATTAATGTGGAAAAATTGTCTTATCAAGCACAAACCACTGAAAAAGATGAGCAATTTGTGGATAGTGAAGGGCATTTTACGTTTGAAAAACTTAATTACGGTACTGAACAATACGGTCCTTTAGATGTGAACATCAGTGCGGAACATTTAGATGGTAAAAGCCTGACTGCCTTGAAAAAACGTTGGGAGCAGATTTCTACCGATAAAATTCCTGAAGGGCAAGCGCAAGACATGATTTTGGAAGCTGTTCGCAAGGAAGGTGCAGATTTGTTTGTGCATAATCCTGTTTTCAAAATTAAAAGTTTTAATTTTACTGCGCCATCTGGCTATATTAAAGTGAATGGCGATGTACAATTTAACGGTTTGCAGAAAAATGATTTGAATGATTTCAATATGTTATTGAAAAAAATGCGTGCCAATGTGAACTTTGATGTATCTAATCAATTGCTGGAACAATTTGCGATTAGTCAAGCGCGAGGCTTGTTTGCCACGGATGACGCCAGTGCAAGTGCGACCAATCCAGATCCAAAAGCATTGGAAGATGTAAACGAAACCATTCGCTTAATGGTGGCGGGTACTGTGAAGAGTTTAGCAGAAGATGGTTATGTTAAGCAAAGTAATAATACTATTCAAACCAATGTATTGCTGGAAAATAATCAAGTGAAATTGAATGGTAAACCATTTACCATTCAGCCTGACGAAGACATTTTGGCAGACATTGAAGCAGATGATTCGCCAAGTAGTGCATCGGTACCGGCCACGCAATCTGCAAAATAA
- the ubiD gene encoding 4-hydroxy-3-polyprenylbenzoate decarboxylase: MKYQDLREFIAMLEQQGKLIRIKTPVSPYLEITEISDRVLRAGGAALLFENPIRQDGTPYHYPVLANLFGTTERVAMGMGVSDISQLREIGRTLAVLKEPEPPKGLKDAFTKLPLLKDIWSMTPHVVKNAPCQEIILEGDKVNLYDLPVQHCWEGDVAPLITWGLTVTKGPHKKRQNLGIYRQQLLDKNKLIMRWLAHRGGALDYQAFRQQYPDKPYPVSVVLGCDPATILGAVTPVPDSLSEYQFAGLLRGSRTELTQCIGNDLQVPARAEIVLEGVINPDEYALEGPYGDHTGYYNEQDYFPVFTVERITMRENPIYHSTYTGAPPDEPAILGEALNEVFVPLLQKQFPEIVDFYLPPEGCSYRMAVVSIKKQYAGHAKRVMMGCWSFLRQFMYTKFIIVVDDDIDVRNWKQVIWAMTTRMDPVRDTVLINNTPIDYLDFASPASGLGGKMGLDATNKIGNETSREWGRVIMRNPETVAKVDAMWQELGL; this comes from the coding sequence ATGAAATATCAAGATTTAAGAGAATTTATCGCCATGTTGGAACAACAAGGCAAACTCATACGCATCAAAACCCCTGTTTCCCCTTATTTGGAAATAACCGAAATTTCCGACCGCGTGTTACGCGCAGGGGGTGCTGCATTGTTATTTGAAAACCCTATTCGCCAAGACGGTACGCCATATCATTATCCTGTATTGGCAAATTTATTTGGCACAACCGAACGCGTAGCAATGGGAATGGGTGTGAGCGATATCAGCCAATTGCGCGAAATCGGTAGAACACTCGCCGTACTCAAAGAACCCGAACCACCTAAAGGTTTGAAAGATGCATTTACGAAATTGCCCTTGTTAAAAGACATTTGGAGCATGACTCCTCATGTTGTCAAAAATGCGCCTTGCCAAGAGATTATTTTAGAAGGCGATAAAGTGAATTTGTATGATTTACCTGTTCAACATTGCTGGGAGGGTGATGTAGCGCCACTGATTACATGGGGTTTAACGGTAACCAAAGGCCCACATAAAAAGCGTCAAAATTTAGGGATTTATCGCCAACAATTATTGGACAAAAATAAATTGATTATGCGTTGGTTAGCGCATCGTGGTGGTGCATTGGATTATCAGGCTTTCAGGCAGCAATATCCTGATAAACCGTATCCTGTTTCGGTGGTATTGGGTTGTGATCCTGCGACCATCTTGGGTGCAGTTACTCCTGTGCCTGATAGTTTGAGTGAATACCAATTTGCGGGCTTATTGCGCGGTTCGCGTACTGAATTAACCCAATGTATTGGAAATGATTTGCAAGTACCTGCACGCGCTGAAATTGTATTGGAAGGTGTGATTAATCCCGATGAATACGCACTTGAAGGTCCATACGGTGATCACACTGGCTACTATAATGAACAGGATTATTTTCCAGTTTTTACCGTAGAACGCATTACCATGCGCGAAAATCCGATTTACCACAGCACTTACACGGGTGCGCCACCTGATGAACCTGCGATATTGGGCGAAGCATTGAATGAAGTGTTTGTGCCATTGTTGCAAAAGCAATTTCCTGAAATTGTGGATTTTTATTTACCGCCCGAAGGTTGTTCATACCGCATGGCAGTGGTCAGCATAAAAAAACAATACGCTGGACACGCTAAACGTGTAATGATGGGTTGTTGGTCGTTTTTACGCCAATTTATGTACACAAAATTCATTATTGTGGTAGATGATGATATTGATGTGCGTAATTGGAAACAAGTCATCTGGGCGATGACCACACGCATGGACCCTGTACGCGACACGGTTTTGATTAACAATACGCCAATTGACTATTTGGATTTTGCCAGCCCCGCGAGTGGGTTAGGTGGCAAAATGGGTTTAGATGCCACCAATAAAATCGGCAATGAAACCAGCCGTGAATGGGGGCGTGTGATTATGCGCAATCCTGAAACAGTCGCGAAAGTTGATGCAATGTGGCAGGAATTGGGTTTGTAA